The stretch of DNA TTCCTCCaactacctattatgattagttaCTGTAACCcaattaaaaattcaaaaatgtaaTCTGCATGTAGGGCTCTTTCACAAGTCAGTACAACATTTACAGTGACATGACATGAAAAATACACATAGcaacatttataaatacaacaGTAGCCAATACTGTTACTACTTACTGTTGTATTGTGGACATTGTGGTTACAGGGGATACCAGCATCACGTTACAATAATATTCCCAATCAGATCACCCCACATTTCACTTCTTACGTCTTACCACTAAAGTGAATATAAAAAGCTGGAGGCACGGTGGAAAGGCTGCTCATCCTGCAGAACCGGAGCCGTCACGGAGTCCGAACGCTGAAGTCGAAGGCACGCGCGGCTGCCTTAATAATACAAGGGCGGATCCATCTTTatgcaaattaaatattaaaacttaTAACCTTCAAGAAAAGTAGTACGTTTTCTATTGGGAAGTAGTATGACATTTTGGGGTACAGCAATGCCATTTGGTACGAATGTTATACACGTCCACCTAAGCCCAAAACGCCCGGTAGCCAGATTGAACTCCGTGtcagagggggggggggggggggggggggtcaaagtACAAAGCTCCCGGCGCTCAGAAAAAATAATCTGGTGGATGTGTTTGGACCTTTCAGTTAAGTTTGGTGTCGTTTTCAGGTAACTAGATGATGCCCAATTCATTTCCCATACCAgttttatagggttccgtagcaaaaTATGACGCAAtccttaaaataataagtagTATTGTATTCTATAATAAATTTTTAGTAGTAACGAAATGCAATCAAACcctcatattttcatatttttgtatgaaacttgatttataaaaaatactatcTGAAGGcccatttaatgcagattattaaaacattaacattaaatataaatttgactaTTTtcgatgtaaaataaaatattgaaagtaCTGCGTGATACATAGAAACGAAATACCAAAGGAAATTGGCTTTAATTAACTAGAAGTATGCATAAGATAATTACTATAATTAGACATATAGGATAGACATTAGGTTTCTAAAACACGTATGTCAATATCATAGACAATATGTAGAAGGCAAAAGGAGATTATATGTCATTCTCCCCCTCTATGATTTCTTCGTCCGGATCCAGGATGTAGTCGTTAAGATGTTGAGGCATCTTCTTAGACCTCGTAGATCTACGGAAGATCCGTGAAGGCGGAGCTTCTTGTGGTGGAGTACTGTAGATCTCTTGGTCATTATTAACCCTNNNNNNNNNNNNNNNNNNNNNNNNNNNNNNNNNNNNNNNNNNNNNNNNNNNNNNNNNNNNNNNNNNNNNNNNNNNNNNNNNNNNNNNNNNNNNNNNNNNNNNNNNNNNNNNNNNNNNNNNNNNNNNNNNNNNNNNNNNNNNNNNNNNNNNNNNNNNNNNNNNNNNNNNNNNNNNNNNNNNNNNNNNNNNNNNNNNNNNNNNNNNNNNNNNNNNNNNNNNNNNNNNNNNNNNNNNNNNNNNNNNNNNNNNNNNNNNNNNNNNNNNNNNNNNNNNNNNNNNNNNNNNNNNNNNNNNNNNNNNNNNNNNNNNNNNNNNNNNNNNNNNNNNNNNNNNNNNNNNNNNNNNNNNNNNNNNNNNNNNNNNNNNNNNNNNNNNNNNNNNNNNNNNNNNNNNNNNNNNNNNNNNNNNNNNNNNNNNNNNNNNNNNNNNNNNNNNNNNNNNNNNNNNNNNNNNNNNNNNNNNNNNNNNNNNNNNNNNNNNNNNNNNNNNNNNNNNNNNNNGCCgtgctcgtagtccgcaacccccatacacaatcctacctaATGAGGCGGAATAcgaggtaggagtgtgaatggggagCTTTAAttgtacactaaacaaaagcttagaggatataaccaacggagacgccatgtctaaaattttcggtacaaaatagtctgccgttttttgcgggggaggggcacatcaaatgtataggtacgtcatgtcagataaacgtcagtccatacatatggttgacaagttgttgaccattggccgcctattttcgacagaggggaacgcctgctaatggcggctccattgttaattactccgagaacaaaagtggttacagtgacagctcgcttagacgtaatctttaagtatattatatctatgggccgAGGCCTGAAGTAGGCGTTTTATTATTAGATTATTTCGAATCACCCGATTAATCGAATCGATTTTACTTTATGTTATTGGACAGCCCTATGCTTTAATCTATGGTCTACGCTccgtatattatatctatggtatCGTTTATGTCGTTTACATATTCTGTGGTGAGGTGAGGTGACTGTGGTCTTTGACATTgatttgtataaaaatattacgattaTCTTTTTCCTCGTGCAATTTGTACCATTTGTTTTGTCATCGTAGTATCACCAATTGAATTTGTTGCTTTGATATTATTTCGTCAATATGACTACAGCAGCCAGACCTACTTTTGATCCTGCTAGAGGGGGTACAGGTCGTGGGGAAAAAGATCTAAGTGCTATATCACGTCAATATTCCAGCAGAGATTTGCCAGGCCACACAAAACTTAAATACAGGTAACTATTGCTATGCTATGCGTCAAGTATTTGTCTAGAGCAATCCATGTCGGTAGTACAGTAAATCAAAACATCATTCGTTTCTTTGATAAGTCTGATTACTTCGCCTAATTATATTGCACTCCAAAACTATATTAACAAAttaagaaataattaaatattatggcgaaattttataaaatattacatgtcaaaATGTAAATGCCAGGGTTACTGTACTATGTAGGCTACAGATTTAttactaagggtggtattccatctgtccaatatcttagTTCAATGtctgcgtctcactctctcatgaagcaaaatgtgagacaaaatacacatcgGCCAAAGAAAGGACAGGATTGGAATACCACCCCATGGAGGAAGTtgaaaataataagttttttttatttattttcataatttttttacagaGAGCAAGGTCAAGGCACAACTGATGAGCTGCGTTCCCGCGATTTCCGCAAGGAGTTAGACGATCGAGAGAAAGATGGTAAAGCCCCTAGTGCTCGCAGACTAAATGAACCACCAGTTAAGCGCCCCAAAGTTGATCAGGTTCCCGCAGCCAGCTTAGATGCTGATGATCCTTTGGAAGGTGATTCATCAGACTCTGATGATTCCGATGATGATACTGCAGCATTATTGGCAGAGctgaacaaaataaaaaaagagaGAGCATTAGAACAGGCTAAAAAGGTAAGTTATCATTGTCCAAaacatatgtaaatatatataatatctatcagatttttaaaaaatatgttattcaTAAAAAAGCTCCGTGCAATAAGTGATTTAAGTAGATGGAATTAAACAGGATCAATATCACGTAAATatattttgtctttatactatttcttttttaattttgcctttttatttcatatttttcataatgaaACCATTTCAGGAAGCTGAGCGGAAACAGGAGGAAGAAAGAATCCGCATGGAGAATATTTTGTCTGGAAATCCATTATTAAACTACTCTGCAGCGGGCCAAAAGAATGACTTGAAGGTAAACTTTATAATAAAATCTCAATCATAGTTAAATCTGTGTCTCCATATTATGAAATCCATTTCATGTTTCCATTGCATTGCATTAAATCTATTATGAAATGTTTGGTTCTGCATATATCATAGATTCAAAATAATACATCAGAAGCATCACTCtcattcattataaaactattGTTATCTAGGCCTAGCAATTGCCTAAGATGTCATAGCATGTGACGGAGGCCACAACATTATATGATGATATACCAATAAAATTCTATTCTAATTGAAGAAAGGGGGTAATCAAAGACCGTGCCAATGTGGTAATCAAATGGGTGCCAGATACCCTGATCCAGTTTGGTACCCCATATAATATGTATggcctactatatgacgctgactgtacagtaTTGATACAGTGATACAGTCAGTGGCccgccctaaggcccagtaggatTGGGCTTAGAGTGGCCAGATATTAGGGGCGGGTGGGGgcatgggtgctgagaaaggcaCAGCTAGTACATACTACAGAGcatggggcctagggcggccaagACTGCCACTAGATACAGTTCCCAATATTTGTCCTAATTGGCACTAAGGCACGATAGAGGGGCGCACTCCACGCCATTCATACCGATTCCTTCCTTCCAAGTTAGGAAGCTGAAAGGGTAAACCCCTTTCCTAGACTAATAATTGttgttattacatttattaagCCATTggatttaatttcaatattagTCCTTGGTACTTGAATATTAGTTCCTCACCCGTGAAATATACGTGTCTTAAGGGCCCGTGAAGCTAGCGACGCTTGACGCTGAAAGGGCTAATTGTTATTACTTTTTATGTAAATTTAAAGTTCCACCATGAACGTCAATAGCTTAACTCTTGAGCGCCCTACTGTCACACGTGTGGTAattagtataggagttccatattacggtaattctggggcgctaCACGGGTTAAATTAGGTGAATCTCAGTAGCTCCaacagtcacagaataaataatagtactaggtacagaagactcactctctaacaaaacgcgtctgttacgatcagcacagatatggccgctaggtggcgacagcgtcgcgcggcttatggctaaccccaaaattggggcggaacggatgtacttctAGCTACCtctagcaaagcgacgaaatcgcggagtgagccacgcctgcaaCAGTGAACAAAATGCTGCTGAGATTCGTAAATATGAGCAACATGAGGAAAAAAAATCTTAGCCCCTCGCTACGCTTAGGTacctacgctcaagattctataaAAGGATAACGAGCGTAGTGAGTTCGCTAATTCGCTTGTTCGGGACTCATAAGTTAGCACTCACAATACCTACCAACTTTGCTGACTCTGCTGTCTTGTTGCGCACGTCAATCGTAGAAGTCACGACCGAAATCGGTTTTTTTCCgtaaccgaaggttcggttttgtTTTAGTTTCGATCGAAACTGTACATTCGGccttaacatgatttttatatGCCAAAACCTGCCGAAACGGGACTTCGGTCGGATACCATTCGGACACTACTTATTACTGATAACAACACAAAACTGgtcataaaaaaaccggacaagtgcgagtcggactcgcccaccgagggttccgtactttttagtatttgttgttgtggcggcaacagaaatacatcatttgtgaaaatttcaactgcctagctatcacggttcatgagatacagcctggtgacagacggacggacggacggatggacggacggacggatggacagcggagtcttagtaatagggtcccgtttttaccctttgggtacggaaccctaaaaaaaggttATTTGAGAGTGATGTATCTGAGTCTTAGATGTATGCATCTTGTTATAAttgataaatttttaatttatcgttTCTAATAATGTCTGTTCATTTCAGGTAAAGAGACGATGGGATGATGATGTCGTGTTTAAAAACTGTGCGCGCTCAGAACCTGAGAAGAAACCCAATACTTTTATTAATGACTCTTTGAGATCAGAGTTCCACAAAAAGTTCATGGAGAAGTATGTTAAGTAAAATAACTCTGTAGTTgttaatgtaattaattaatgataTGATAAGTAATAAAGAATGATTGAACTACCTAAAATCAGGCTTGATTTTATTCTTGCAAGTCCTCCCACACTTTACAAAAATATCGACGGTACGCTAACGTCGGCAAGATTTACAAAACTTATTACTAGTTGGGCTCAATGAGTGCGTCTGAGCCGTGCTACAATTATGCATGTTACAAATCTCTGGATCTAATTAtaacaggttttttttttctgtagtGAGTTGTGTAGTAAGATGTACCTACGAAATACCTGTGTGTAACTTCATATTCGGCATCTATTGTGGAATGCGATTCCACACTGGTATTTTACAAGTCGTGACATCGCCGACATACCGCTAAATTCGTTTCACTTTTTGTGTCTTACCTACTGTATTATGGTGTCTTATCTACAAAGCCAGtgtaattattaaacattatattTCACAGCTAATATAAAGTGCTAACTAAACTTAACAGTATAGAAATTATTTCTTGTAATCAAGTTTTTAAAAAGTAGATAAATAGGTATTTGGCATGCTCAAAATCATGCGTGCGTTTACAACTTCACAATAAATGTTACAGTGAGTGAGGTTGGTTGGGCTGAGCGCAGCCGAGTGCCGCTCTTGGATTGTTTACGTTATTCATCATATTGAAAGTATGCGCCTAAAGCCCTGTTCACACTTCCTCTATTGGGTAGGTTCTTGTTTGCTACACACGTATTTAACTTGATTTTACTTGTTTGGCTAGGTTGACTCTGTTTGATGCAAAGACAGGAATACCTACGtagacataataatatacatagttGCACATTGCAAAGTACAAAGGCACGAATGCACAGAGGCCTTATCGTTGCGATAAACGTTGACGTGCTATGGGTCAGAAATAGTACCTACCAGCAGTGCCATTTAGCATATAATTATACTAATGACGATTGACGCATTggaattaaattttaaaatattgataTTGTTTAAACGCGCTCGCTCGCGCTAATCCGTAATTAAATATTCATGATGCAATAATAATTCAATTcggtatattattattgaacGCGAGCCCTTAAAAAAGATCTTtgttaatgttttgtttttatgtcGTGGAAACAATAAAAGTTGCAGACCGGTTTGTTATACCCGCTGTTGCTACAGAGGCTGTGCTCAGTTCGCGCCAGTATACACGTAGCTTTAGTAGTGGGGAGAGTGGCGAGTGCGGCGGCCCACCTTGAGAGTGGGCAGGTTCAGCGGTTGATCCCGTCCGCGCCTCCGCGCTCCGCGCGCCGCACTCGGTCCTCTCGCGCCAGTCGAGCGTGCGCTTACGCATCATCATGGCCGGTACAGCGTGGCGATGTGTGTGTTTGACGTTGTTTATTGTGACGGCGGAGGCCGTTCTCTCGGGGTTGTACATCGACAACGGGATCGATCAGACCGTGATCCAGCATGCGATGACACGGGACGAGCGGATGGTGGTGGAGCATGAGATCCTGGATCTGCTAGGGCTGGGCGAGCGGCCGCGGCGAACGCGCGCCTCGGCGCTGGACCGCTCCGCGCCCAGCTTCCTACTGGACGTGTACAAGCAGCTAGCTGAAGAGCACGAGCAAGCGCGCCCCACGCGGAGCTCCGAGATGGCTCTCAGCGCCGACGAACATCATGCCATAGACGAAAGCGATCTCATAATGACTTTCCAGAGTAAAAGTAAGTATATCCT from Cydia splendana chromosome 5, ilCydSple1.2, whole genome shotgun sequence encodes:
- the LOC134790759 gene encoding protein CWC15 homolog, which gives rise to MTTAARPTFDPARGGTGRGEKDLSAISRQYSSRDLPGHTKLKYREQGQGTTDELRSRDFRKELDDREKDGKAPSARRLNEPPVKRPKVDQVPAASLDADDPLEGDSSDSDDSDDDTAALLAELNKIKKERALEQAKKEAERKQEEERIRMENILSGNPLLNYSAAGQKNDLKVKRRWDDDVVFKNCARSEPEKKPNTFINDSLRSEFHKKFMEKYVK